The Raoultibacter phocaeensis genome contains a region encoding:
- the rplB gene encoding 50S ribosomal protein L2 — MGVKQYKPTSPGRRFQTVSDFAEITRTTPEKSLLTPLPNKAGRNNNGRITTRHQGGGAKRRYRIIDFKRNKDGVPAKVATIEYDPNRSARIALLHYADGEKRYILHPKGLCVGDTVMSGVDADIKPGNALPLSAIPVGTLVHAVELQPGRGAAIARSAGTSIQLMGKEGDYAILRMPSSEMRRVLVTCRATVGEVGNAEHANIKIGKAGRNRWKGIRPSVRGTVMNPVDHPHGGGEGKNKSAGRHPVTPWGVPTKGHRTRNPKKASSRLIIRRRKK; from the coding sequence ATGGGAGTAAAGCAGTACAAGCCGACCAGTCCCGGCAGGCGCTTCCAAACGGTCTCGGACTTTGCCGAGATCACGCGCACCACGCCGGAAAAGTCGCTGTTGACGCCGCTGCCCAACAAGGCAGGACGTAACAACAACGGCCGCATCACCACCCGCCATCAGGGCGGAGGTGCCAAGCGTCGTTACCGCATCATCGATTTCAAGCGCAACAAAGACGGTGTGCCCGCCAAGGTTGCGACCATCGAGTACGATCCGAACCGCTCCGCCCGCATCGCCCTTCTGCATTACGCAGACGGCGAGAAGCGCTACATCCTTCATCCGAAGGGCCTGTGCGTCGGCGATACCGTCATGAGCGGCGTCGACGCCGACATCAAGCCGGGCAACGCTCTGCCGTTGTCGGCTATCCCCGTGGGCACGCTCGTCCACGCCGTCGAGCTCCAGCCCGGCCGCGGTGCTGCCATCGCGCGTTCCGCCGGCACGAGCATCCAGCTCATGGGCAAGGAAGGCGACTACGCCATCCTCCGTATGCCCTCCTCTGAAATGCGCCGCGTGCTCGTTACCTGCCGCGCCACTGTGGGCGAAGTGGGCAACGCCGAGCATGCTAACATCAAGATCGGCAAAGCGGGCCGCAATCGCTGGAAGGGCATCCGCCCGAGCGTCCGCGGTACCGTCATGAATCCGGTCGACCATCCGCACGGCGGCGGCGAAGGCAAGAACAAATCCGCTGGTCGTCACCCGGTCACCCCGTGGGGCGTTCCCACCAAGGGCCATCGCACCCGCAATCCCAAGAAGGCTTCGAGCCGCTTGATCATCCGTCGGCGCAAGAAGTAG
- the rpsS gene encoding 30S ribosomal protein S19, giving the protein MSRSLKKGPFVEPRLLDRIEAMNAAGEKNVVKTWSRASTIFPEMVGHTIAVHDGRKHVPVYVTESMVGHKLGEFAPTRTFRGHSADKGKR; this is encoded by the coding sequence GTGAGTAGAAGTTTGAAAAAAGGTCCTTTCGTCGAACCGCGCCTTCTCGATCGCATTGAGGCGATGAATGCGGCAGGCGAGAAGAACGTCGTCAAGACCTGGTCGCGTGCCAGCACCATCTTCCCGGAAATGGTGGGACACACCATCGCCGTGCACGATGGCCGCAAGCACGTGCCCGTATACGTAACCGAATCCATGGTTGGCCATAAGCTCGGGGAATTTGCGCCTACGCGTACGTTCCGCGGCCATTCGGCCGACAAAGGCAAGCGATAG
- the rplV gene encoding 50S ribosomal protein L22 translates to MEAKAVSRFVRVSPRKARIVIDQIRGKSVTQAREILRFTNRGIAETVEKTLNSAVANAEHNHHVRAESLVVKTAFADEGPTLKRIRPRAKGSASRIRKRTSHITIIVATREEA, encoded by the coding sequence ATGGAAGCTAAAGCAGTATCGCGTTTCGTGCGCGTCTCGCCTCGCAAGGCCCGCATCGTCATCGATCAGATCCGCGGCAAGTCCGTTACCCAGGCGCGCGAGATCCTCAGGTTCACCAACCGCGGCATCGCTGAGACGGTCGAGAAGACCCTCAACTCTGCCGTTGCCAACGCCGAGCACAACCATCACGTTCGTGCCGAGTCGCTGGTCGTCAAAACTGCATTCGCCGACGAAGGCCCCACGCTCAAGCGCATTCGTCCGCGTGCAAAGGGCTCCGCTTCGCGTATCCGCAAGCGCACGAGCCATATCACCATCATCGTCGCAACACGAGAGGAGGCATAA
- the rpsC gene encoding 30S ribosomal protein S3, whose translation MGQKVSPTGFRLGITEEWRSRWYSDKDYAKNLENDLAIRKFLDKYLARAAVSKVEIERAGDKIKVVITTARPGVVIGKKGAEIDTLRKKLDKIANGPVSVEVIEIKRPELDAVLIAQSVAEQLEGRVAFRRAMRKAVQSARKSGAQGIRIQCAGRLGGAEMSRREWYREGRVPLHTLRAKIDYGFATAATTMGSIGVQVWVYHGEVLPGQKAPQPALEGSSRPNRSRRNDRNERGAK comes from the coding sequence ATGGGTCAGAAAGTCAGCCCCACCGGATTCCGTCTCGGCATTACCGAGGAGTGGCGCAGCCGCTGGTATTCGGATAAGGACTATGCGAAGAACCTCGAGAACGACCTGGCTATTCGCAAGTTTTTGGACAAGTACCTCGCCCGCGCCGCCGTCTCCAAAGTGGAAATCGAACGCGCCGGTGACAAGATCAAAGTCGTCATCACCACGGCTCGCCCAGGCGTTGTGATCGGCAAGAAGGGTGCCGAGATCGACACGCTTCGCAAGAAGCTCGACAAAATCGCCAACGGTCCCGTTTCCGTCGAGGTGATCGAGATCAAGCGCCCCGAACTCGACGCCGTGCTCATTGCCCAGAGCGTCGCAGAGCAGCTCGAGGGTCGCGTGGCTTTCCGCCGCGCCATGCGCAAGGCCGTCCAATCCGCCCGCAAGAGCGGTGCCCAGGGCATCCGCATCCAGTGCGCCGGCCGTCTGGGCGGTGCCGAGATGAGCCGCCGCGAGTGGTACCGCGAGGGTCGCGTGCCGCTGCATACGCTGCGCGCCAAGATCGATTACGGTTTCGCCACCGCCGCCACCACGATGGGTTCCATCGGTGTGCAGGTGTGGGTTTACCACGGCGAAGTGCTCCCCGGCCAGAAGGCTCCCCAGCCCGCGCTCGAGGGCAGCTCTCGCCCCAACCGTTCCCGTCGTAACGACCGCAACGAGAGGGGGGCAAAGTAA
- the rplP gene encoding 50S ribosomal protein L16: MLVPKRVKHRKVQRGSMKGKAKGGTRLNHGTYGIQAQEAAWITNRQIEAARIAMTRHMKRGGKVWITIFPDKPITQKPAETRMGSGKGNPEAWVAVVKPGRIMFEIDGVDEETAKEALRLAINKLPIKCKIVSRETEGQA, translated from the coding sequence ATGCTCGTACCTAAGCGCGTAAAGCACCGCAAGGTGCAGCGTGGCTCGATGAAGGGTAAGGCCAAAGGCGGCACCCGCTTGAACCACGGCACCTACGGCATCCAGGCCCAAGAGGCCGCTTGGATCACCAACCGCCAGATCGAGGCTGCGCGTATCGCCATGACCCGTCATATGAAGCGCGGCGGTAAGGTGTGGATCACCATCTTCCCCGATAAGCCGATTACCCAGAAGCCTGCGGAAACCCGCATGGGTTCCGGTAAAGGTAACCCCGAGGCGTGGGTCGCTGTGGTGAAACCCGGCCGCATCATGTTCGAGATCGACGGCGTCGACGAAGAGACTGCCAAAGAGGCGCTTCGTCTCGCCATCAACAAATTGCCCATCAAGTGCAAGATTGTTTCTCGCGAAACGGAAGGGCAGGCGTAA
- the rpmC gene encoding 50S ribosomal protein L29, producing MKAAEIRELSADDLQAKLKEARAELFNLRFQMATSQLDNTARVGQVKKDIARIQTEMRARELSA from the coding sequence ATGAAAGCAGCAGAGATTCGCGAGCTTTCGGCTGACGATTTGCAGGCGAAGCTTAAAGAAGCCCGCGCAGAGCTTTTCAATCTGCGTTTCCAGATGGCCACGAGCCAGCTTGACAACACCGCTCGCGTGGGCCAGGTCAAGAAAGACATCGCTCGCATCCAAACCGAGATGCGCGCCCGTGAGCTGAGCGCTTAA
- the rpsQ gene encoding 30S ribosomal protein S17, producing the protein MSEDRNSRKVRQGVVVSAAGDKTCVVQVKERKQHPVYGKMMTSTKKFHAHDEENTAGVGDTVQIMETRPLSKLKRWRLLKIVEKAK; encoded by the coding sequence ATGAGTGAAGATCGCAATTCTCGCAAGGTTCGCCAGGGCGTCGTCGTAAGCGCCGCGGGCGACAAAACCTGCGTGGTACAAGTGAAAGAACGCAAGCAGCATCCTGTGTACGGCAAGATGATGACGAGCACGAAGAAATTCCATGCCCATGACGAGGAGAACACCGCCGGCGTCGGCGACACCGTCCAGATCATGGAAACCCGTCCGCTCTCCAAGCTGAAGCGCTGGCGTTTGCTCAAGATCGTCGAGAAGGCCAAATAG
- the rplN gene encoding 50S ribosomal protein L14, translating into MIQMQTMLAVADNSGARKVQCIKVLGGSKRRYAGLGDVIICSVKEAAPNGSVKKGEVVRCVVVRVKKEVRRADGSYIKFDQNAAVLIDNSGAPKGTRIFGPVARELRDKKYMKIVSLAPETL; encoded by the coding sequence ATGATTCAGATGCAAACCATGCTCGCAGTGGCCGACAACTCCGGCGCTCGCAAGGTGCAGTGCATCAAGGTCCTCGGCGGCTCGAAGCGCCGTTACGCGGGACTGGGCGATGTCATCATCTGCAGCGTTAAGGAAGCGGCGCCCAACGGCAGCGTGAAGAAGGGCGAAGTCGTCCGCTGCGTCGTCGTGCGTGTGAAGAAGGAAGTCCGTCGCGCAGACGGCAGCTACATCAAGTTCGATCAGAACGCCGCCGTTCTCATCGACAACTCCGGAGCTCCGAAGGGCACCCGTATCTTCGGGCCTGTCGCTCGCGAGCTGCGTGATAAGAAGTACATGAAGATCGTGTCCCTGGCACCGGAAACGCTGTAA
- the rplX gene encoding 50S ribosomal protein L24 encodes MAKMNIKKGDKVKVLTGKDKGKESVVLRALPEKERVVVEKVNVVKKALRPTQQNPQGGISSVEAPIHVSNVAIICPSCKQATRISIKREDGKKVRYCKKCGKAIDE; translated from the coding sequence ATGGCAAAGATGAACATCAAGAAGGGCGACAAGGTCAAGGTTCTCACCGGCAAGGATAAGGGCAAAGAGTCCGTCGTCCTGCGCGCGCTGCCCGAAAAGGAGCGCGTGGTCGTCGAGAAGGTCAACGTCGTCAAGAAGGCGCTGCGTCCGACCCAGCAGAACCCGCAGGGCGGCATCTCGAGCGTCGAGGCTCCGATCCACGTTTCCAACGTCGCGATCATCTGCCCGAGCTGCAAGCAGGCCACCCGCATTTCGATCAAGCGCGAAGACGGCAAGAAGGTCCGTTATTGCAAGAAGTGCGGCAAGGCTATCGACGAGTAA
- the rplE gene encoding 50S ribosomal protein L5, whose product MAIPRLKELYKTEIVPALEKELGVDNVNKVPRLEKIVVNMGVGAASNDSKLLDAAMADLRVITGQQPAITRAKKSIAGFHVREGQPIGCKVTLRGDRMWEFLDRLLATALPRVRDFRGIPATSFDGRGNYTLGVTEQLIFPEIEYDKVDRTRGMDITFVTTAEDNESAFALLKALGFPFKN is encoded by the coding sequence ATGGCTATTCCTCGTTTGAAGGAACTGTACAAAACCGAGATTGTTCCCGCGCTCGAAAAGGAGCTCGGCGTCGACAACGTCAACAAAGTTCCGCGCCTTGAGAAGATCGTCGTGAACATGGGCGTCGGCGCGGCTTCCAACGATTCGAAACTGCTCGATGCCGCTATGGCCGATCTGCGCGTCATCACGGGCCAGCAGCCCGCCATCACGCGTGCCAAGAAATCCATCGCAGGTTTTCACGTGCGCGAAGGCCAGCCCATCGGCTGCAAGGTTACCCTGCGCGGCGACCGCATGTGGGAGTTTCTCGACCGCCTGCTCGCCACGGCGCTTCCGCGTGTGCGCGACTTCCGCGGCATTCCCGCCACGAGCTTCGACGGACGCGGCAACTACACGCTCGGCGTGACCGAGCAGCTGATCTTCCCGGAGATCGAGTACGACAAGGTCGATCGCACCCGCGGCATGGACATCACGTTTGTGACCACCGCCGAGGACAACGAGAGCGCGTTTGCGCTTCTGAAGGCGCTCGGATTCCCGTTCAAGAATTAG
- a CDS encoding type Z 30S ribosomal protein S14 codes for MAKKSMIAKAKREPKFSTRQHNRCTRCGRPRAYYRKFGLCRVCLRELANKGELPGVTKSSW; via the coding sequence ATGGCTAAGAAATCGATGATCGCCAAAGCTAAGCGCGAGCCGAAGTTCTCGACGCGCCAGCACAATCGCTGCACTCGCTGTGGTCGCCCCCGTGCGTACTACCGCAAGTTCGGTCTGTGCCGCGTCTGCCTTCGCGAGCTTGCGAACAAGGGCGAACTTCCCGGCGTGACCAAATCTTCCTGGTAA
- the rpsH gene encoding 30S ribosomal protein S8 yields MSMNDPIADMLTRVRNANSASKPTVSMPSSKKLVEIARIMQEEGYIAGYEIEKAEPRDILEITLKYGDKKSKTIRGLKRISKPGLRIYAGKDELPRVLGGLGTAVISTSHGVMTDRDARKAGVGGEVIAYIW; encoded by the coding sequence ATGAGCATGAACGACCCCATTGCAGATATGCTTACGCGTGTGCGTAACGCTAACTCTGCAAGCAAGCCGACGGTTTCCATGCCGTCGAGCAAAAAGCTTGTCGAAATCGCCCGCATCATGCAGGAAGAGGGCTACATCGCAGGCTACGAGATCGAGAAGGCGGAGCCCCGCGACATTCTCGAGATCACGCTGAAGTACGGCGACAAGAAGAGCAAGACGATCCGCGGCCTCAAGCGCATTTCCAAGCCGGGTCTGCGCATCTACGCCGGCAAAGACGAACTGCCCCGCGTGCTCGGCGGTCTCGGCACGGCGGTTATCTCTACAAGCCACGGCGTCATGACTGACCGCGATGCCCGTAAAGCGGGCGTGGGCGGCGAAGTCATCGCCTACATCTGGTAG
- the rplF gene encoding 50S ribosomal protein L6, with product MSRIGKQPIAVPAGVEVTIDGTTVSVKGAKGELSRTLPEMMIISREGDEIIVERPDDSREARSLHGLTRTLIANMVEGVSAGFKKKLELVGVGYRAALKGTDLEMQLGFSHPVLVKAPEGITFEVPSQTEIIVSGPSKEAVGQVAANIRKWRKPEPYKGKGIRYEGEHVRRKLGKAAKSD from the coding sequence ATGTCTCGTATCGGTAAACAACCCATCGCCGTTCCTGCTGGCGTCGAAGTTACCATCGACGGAACCACCGTTTCGGTCAAGGGTGCGAAGGGAGAGCTTTCCCGCACGCTTCCCGAGATGATGATCATCAGCCGCGAGGGCGACGAAATCATCGTCGAGCGCCCGGACGACAGCCGCGAGGCGCGAAGTCTCCACGGTCTCACCCGCACGCTCATTGCCAATATGGTCGAAGGCGTGTCCGCCGGCTTCAAGAAGAAGCTCGAGCTCGTCGGTGTCGGTTACCGCGCCGCGCTCAAGGGCACTGACCTCGAAATGCAGCTCGGTTTTTCCCATCCGGTTCTGGTCAAGGCTCCCGAAGGCATCACCTTCGAGGTTCCGAGCCAAACCGAGATCATCGTATCCGGTCCCAGCAAAGAGGCTGTCGGCCAGGTTGCTGCGAACATCCGCAAGTGGCGCAAGCCCGAGCCGTACAAAGGCAAGGGTATTCGCTACGAAGGCGAGCATGTACGTCGCAAGCTCGGCAAGGCTGCCAAGTCCGATTAA
- the rplR gene encoding 50S ribosomal protein L18 yields MKKLKAKQAGLRRRHTRVRGKISGTPARPRLCITRSNSNMYAQVIDDVAGKTLCAVSTLSADFKASEKSGATVEGASVLGSLIGKKAIESGVTEVVFDRGGNLYHGRIKAVADGAREAGLKF; encoded by the coding sequence ATGAAGAAACTTAAAGCAAAGCAAGCCGGGCTGCGTCGCCGTCACACCCGCGTCCGTGGGAAGATCTCCGGAACGCCGGCCCGTCCTCGCCTGTGCATCACGCGCAGCAATTCGAACATGTACGCTCAGGTCATCGATGACGTCGCGGGCAAGACCCTCTGTGCAGTGTCTACGCTCAGCGCCGACTTCAAGGCAAGCGAGAAAAGCGGTGCGACCGTTGAGGGAGCATCCGTACTCGGTAGCCTGATCGGCAAGAAAGCGATCGAATCCGGCGTCACGGAAGTCGTGTTCGACCGTGGCGGAAACCTGTATCACGGGCGCATCAAGGCCGTTGCCGACGGTGCCCGCGAAGCCGGACTGAAATTTTAA
- the rpsE gene encoding 30S ribosomal protein S5: MARKQQENQPSVPELQERVVYINRVSKVVKGGRRFALTALVVVGDGNGRVGVGMGKSQEVPIAIKKGVEDAKKNMFTVPLTDEKTLPHDILGEYGAGRVLIKPATPGTGVIAGGPVRAIMELAGVTDVLTKSLGTNNAMNIVKAAAEGLKNMESPEEVAKRRGISVGQIYGWKEKK, from the coding sequence ATGGCTCGTAAACAGCAAGAGAACCAGCCGTCCGTTCCTGAGCTCCAGGAGCGCGTGGTCTATATCAACCGCGTTTCCAAGGTTGTCAAGGGCGGCCGTCGTTTCGCCCTGACCGCGCTCGTGGTCGTCGGTGACGGCAACGGTCGCGTGGGCGTGGGCATGGGCAAGTCCCAGGAAGTGCCGATCGCCATCAAAAAGGGCGTCGAGGACGCGAAGAAAAACATGTTCACCGTGCCCTTGACCGACGAGAAGACGCTTCCGCACGACATTCTCGGCGAGTACGGCGCAGGTCGCGTGCTCATCAAGCCGGCGACTCCCGGTACCGGCGTTATCGCCGGCGGTCCGGTGCGCGCTATCATGGAGCTTGCCGGTGTGACCGACGTGCTTACCAAGTCGCTCGGCACCAACAACGCCATGAATATCGTGAAGGCAGCCGCAGAGGGCCTCAAGAATATGGAGAGCCCCGAGGAAGTCGCCAAGCGCCGTGGCATTTCGGTCGGCCAGATCTACGGCTGGAAGGAGAAGAAGTAA
- the rpmD gene encoding 50S ribosomal protein L30 — translation MADKTLRVTQVKSAIGCPADQGKTLRALGLGKIGRTVEQVDNPCVRGMIFKVKHLVNVEEAN, via the coding sequence ATGGCAGATAAGACACTTCGCGTCACCCAGGTCAAAAGCGCCATCGGGTGTCCTGCCGATCAGGGTAAGACCCTGCGTGCCCTCGGGCTCGGCAAGATCGGCCGTACGGTCGAGCAGGTGGACAACCCCTGCGTCCGCGGCATGATTTTCAAGGTCAAGCATCTTGTGAACGTGGAAGAAGCCAACTAG
- the rplO gene encoding 50S ribosomal protein L15 — protein MELKDLVPAEGSKKARKRVGRGPASGTGKTAGRGYNGQKSRAGGGKGPGFEGGQTPLARRLPKLPGFRNINHVEYVPVNVSRLEAVYEAGEVVDGDTLKAKGIIKHADALVKVLGDGEITKSLTVKVDKVSASAKAKIEAAGGKVEAPC, from the coding sequence GTGGAACTGAAAGATCTCGTACCTGCAGAAGGATCCAAAAAGGCCCGCAAGCGCGTTGGTCGCGGCCCTGCATCGGGCACCGGCAAAACTGCAGGCCGCGGTTACAACGGTCAGAAGTCCCGTGCGGGCGGCGGTAAGGGCCCCGGCTTCGAGGGCGGCCAGACCCCCTTGGCGCGCCGTCTTCCCAAGCTGCCCGGATTCCGCAATATCAACCATGTCGAGTACGTGCCGGTGAACGTGAGCCGTCTCGAGGCCGTGTACGAGGCCGGGGAAGTCGTCGATGGCGATACCCTCAAGGCCAAGGGCATCATCAAGCATGCCGACGCGCTTGTTAAAGTGCTCGGCGACGGCGAGATCACCAAATCGCTTACCGTGAAGGTCGATAAGGTTTCTGCTTCGGCGAAGGCGAAAATCGAAGCAGCCGGAGGAAAGGTTGAAGCGCCTTGCTAA
- the secY gene encoding preprotein translocase subunit SecY, translating to MLSSIVDAFKVPELRKKILFTLAILALYRLGAYIPVPGIPFKAFADAFVADGQVAMTMLDLFTGGALANFSVFSLGIMPYITASIIMQLMQGVIPAVGRWAKEGDSGRKKITQVTRYLTLGLGLINAIGYLFLFKSPQYGIVFSPEVPELLTDIIVVFTLVAGTAFIMWMGELITQRGIGNGMSLIIFVSIVSRVPSAIFSSVNLQADMGMGIAITALIVVVVLVCIPLIIFVERAQRRIPVNYAKRIQGRKMMGGQSTYIPLKVNAAGVIPIIFASCLIYFPAQIAALFNVDWLTGFANAISTGWVNWIITLVLIVFFAYFYTSMVFNPDETADNLRKQGGFIPGVRPGTATVQYIKNVIHRVTLPGGIFIALIAVVPSIVFYFTGNQLIQAFGGTSILIMIGVALDTMSKVESQLKMHNYDGFFK from the coding sequence TTGCTAAGCTCAATCGTAGATGCATTCAAAGTCCCGGAGCTGCGTAAGAAGATCCTCTTCACGCTTGCCATCCTGGCTTTGTATCGCCTCGGAGCCTACATTCCGGTGCCCGGTATTCCGTTCAAGGCGTTCGCCGATGCGTTCGTCGCTGACGGGCAGGTTGCCATGACGATGCTCGACCTGTTCACCGGAGGCGCGCTCGCGAACTTCTCGGTGTTCTCGCTCGGCATCATGCCCTACATCACCGCATCGATCATCATGCAGCTGATGCAGGGTGTCATCCCGGCCGTCGGCAGATGGGCGAAGGAGGGGGACAGCGGCCGCAAGAAGATCACCCAGGTTACGCGTTATCTTACGCTCGGCCTCGGCCTGATCAATGCGATCGGCTACCTGTTCCTGTTCAAATCGCCGCAGTACGGCATCGTGTTCAGCCCTGAGGTTCCCGAGCTCCTCACCGACATCATCGTCGTGTTCACGCTCGTGGCGGGCACGGCGTTCATCATGTGGATGGGAGAGCTTATCACGCAGCGCGGCATCGGCAACGGCATGTCGCTCATCATCTTCGTGAGCATCGTGAGCCGCGTACCCTCCGCCATCTTCTCGTCGGTAAACCTCCAGGCCGACATGGGCATGGGCATCGCCATCACCGCGCTTATCGTGGTTGTCGTGCTCGTGTGCATTCCGCTCATCATCTTTGTCGAGCGGGCGCAGCGCCGCATTCCGGTGAACTACGCCAAGCGCATCCAGGGGCGCAAGATGATGGGAGGCCAGTCCACCTACATCCCCTTGAAGGTGAACGCGGCGGGCGTTATCCCGATCATCTTCGCGAGCTGCCTCATCTACTTCCCGGCCCAGATTGCGGCGTTGTTCAACGTCGATTGGCTGACAGGCTTCGCCAATGCGATCTCGACGGGTTGGGTCAACTGGATCATCACGCTCGTGCTCATCGTGTTCTTCGCGTACTTCTACACCTCGATGGTGTTCAATCCCGACGAGACGGCGGATAACCTGCGCAAGCAGGGCGGCTTCATTCCGGGTGTGCGTCCGGGGACGGCTACCGTGCAGTACATCAAGAACGTGATCCATCGCGTTACGCTGCCCGGCGGCATCTTCATCGCGCTCATCGCAGTCGTGCCGAGCATCGTCTTCTACTTCACGGGCAATCAGCTCATCCAGGCGTTCGGCGGCACGTCGATCCTCATCATGATCGGCGTCGCGCTCGATACTATGAGCAAGGTCGAATCGCAGCTGAAGATGCACAACTACGACGGCTTCTTCAAGTAG
- a CDS encoding adenylate kinase: protein MNIVLLGAPGAGKGTQAAKLVEEYELPHISTGDMLRAAVKQGTPLGKKAKSFMDAGDLVPDDVIIGLVTERLQAKDTEKGFILDGFPRTSAQAVALDAELSKLGRPLDAALLIDVDPEVIVGRLTSRRMCKDCGYIGTAADVTCPKCGGEMYQRDDDNEATVRNRLDVYEKSTAPLIDYYRGCDLLVAIDGDRDPNVVYADVKKSLGL, encoded by the coding sequence ATGAACATCGTGTTGTTGGGGGCTCCGGGCGCCGGTAAGGGTACGCAAGCCGCTAAGCTGGTTGAAGAGTACGAACTGCCGCATATCTCGACGGGCGACATGCTGCGCGCAGCGGTCAAGCAAGGAACCCCGCTGGGAAAGAAAGCCAAGTCTTTCATGGACGCCGGGGACCTTGTTCCCGATGACGTCATCATCGGGCTCGTGACCGAGCGGCTTCAGGCGAAGGACACCGAGAAAGGCTTCATTCTCGACGGCTTTCCCCGCACGTCGGCCCAGGCTGTCGCGCTCGATGCCGAGCTTTCGAAACTCGGCCGTCCTCTCGATGCGGCTCTGCTCATCGACGTCGACCCCGAGGTCATCGTGGGCCGCCTCACCTCGCGCCGCATGTGCAAGGATTGCGGCTACATCGGCACTGCTGCTGATGTGACCTGCCCCAAGTGCGGCGGCGAAATGTATCAGCGCGATGACGACAACGAAGCGACGGTGCGCAACCGCCTCGATGTGTACGAGAAGTCCACAGCTCCCTTGATCGATTACTACCGCGGCTGCGATCTGCTTGTCGCTATCGACGGCGACCGCGACCCCAACGTCGTCTACGCCGACGTGAAGAAAAGCCTCGGCCTGTAA